A window of the Loxodonta africana isolate mLoxAfr1 chromosome 3, mLoxAfr1.hap2, whole genome shotgun sequence genome harbors these coding sequences:
- the LOC100677637 gene encoding bile acid receptor-like: MADSCLTASDEYCLAESPQYYDILPEHINYQLQDSDVQESPYCQHSTAQFPPALQSQFFQGHFNTYSVDPQYSGGQYGLGSCELNKPTHVITHHAEDGYSGIKRFRPIYSSMRIKGQEELCAVCGDKASGYHYNALTCEGCKGFFRRSITKNAVYSCKNGGHCEMDMYMRRKCQACRLKKCKAVGMLAECLLTEIQCKSKRLRKNFKQKNSFHPDIKVEVEGVDNKRVSSRTRSGKVIWDSMELTQEEHQLINNIVAAHQKYIIPLEEAEKFLQENANPELSFSRLSEAAVLQVQGLMDFTKGLPGFGSLTSEDQTALQTGSKTEVMFLYAAQLYNQKEWLSSASESITEEFITALFYFYRKMSELNITNTEYALLAATIVFFSDPDYKLNEGRKFRLFVHCCVSSIITG; the protein is encoded by the exons ATGGCAGACTCTTGTCTCACTGCTTCTGATGAGTACTGTCTTGCTGAATCACCGCAGTACTATG ATATTTTGCCAGAACATATCAATTATCAGCTGCAGGACTCTGATGTTCAAGAATCACCTTATTGCCAGCATTCTACTGCCCAGTTTCCTCCAGCTTTGCAGTCCCAATTTTTCCAAGGTCATTTCAACACTTATAGTGTGGATCCACAGTACAGTGGTGGACAGTATGGACTTGGTTCCTGTGAATTAAATAAGCCCACCCATGTGATTACCCACCATGCTGAAGATGGATATTCTGGAATAAAAAGATTCAGACCAATTTATTCTTCCATGAGAATTAAGGGACAGGAAGAACTCTGTGCAGTTTGTGGTGATAAAGCATCAGGATATCATTATAATGCACTTACTTGTGAGGGTTGCAAAG GTTTTTTTCGGCGTAGCATCACCAAAAATGCAGTGTATAGTTGCAAGAATGGTGGTCACTGTGAAATGGACATGTATATGCGCAGAAAATGTCAAGCGTGCAGACTGAAAAAGTGTAAAGCAGTAGGAATGTTGGCAGAAT GTTTGCTCACAGAAATCCAATGTAAATCAAAGAGACTTCGAAAGAACTTTAAGCAGAAGAATAGTTTCCACCCTGACATCAAAGTAGAAGTGGAAGGAGTAGACAACAAGCGTGTGTCATCCAGAACTAGATCTGGAAAAGTG ATTTGGGACAGTATGGAGCTAACACAAGAGGAACATCAGCTCATTAATAATATTGTGGCTGCTCATCAAAAATATATAATTCCTTTAGAGGAAGCAGAGAAATTT cttcaggaaaatgcaaatcccGAACTGAGCTTTTCACGACTCTCAGAGGCAGCAGTGCTACAGGTACAGGGGCTAATGGATTTTACCAAGGGACTACcag GATTTGGAAGTTTGACCAGTGAGGATCAGACTGCATTACAGACTGGATCAAAAACTGAAGTGATGTTCCTTTACGCGGCCCAACTTTACAATCAGAAAGAATGGCTTTCATCAGCCTCTGAAA GTATTACTGAAGAATTTATTACTGCATTGTTTTACTTCTACAGAAAAATGAGTGAACTTAATATTACTAATACTGAATATGCTCTGCTTGCAGCAACAATTGTGTTTTTTTCAG ACCCAGATTATAAGCTCAATGAGGGCAGGAAATTTCGTTtgtttgttcactgctgtgtttCCAGCATAATAACTGGATGA